One segment of bacterium DNA contains the following:
- a CDS encoding ferredoxin family protein has translation MTYVVTRPCLGTKDRSCVEVCPVDCFYDVKKKELNSRFGVETSGNDGDDAVGMLVIHPDECINCGACETECPVEAIFEDSAVPDADKDFITINESETVPLGDEQLDQLRCTSA, from the coding sequence ATGACGTATGTAGTAACTCGTCCCTGTCTTGGCACCAAAGATCGTTCATGTGTCGAGGTGTGTCCGGTTGATTGCTTTTACGATGTAAAGAAGAAAGAACTCAATTCTCGTTTTGGAGTAGAGACCTCGGGTAACGATGGCGATGATGCGGTTGGGATGTTGGTCATTCATCCAGATGAATGTATTAACTGTGGTGCATGTGAAACAGAATGTCCTGTCGAGGCCATTTTTGAAGATTCTGCTGTCCCTGACGCTGACAAAGACTTTATTACTATTAACGAGAGTGAAACAGTTCCGCTTGGTGATGAGCAGCTTGACCAGTTGCGGTGTACGAGTGCCTAG
- the dacB gene encoding D-alanyl-D-alanine carboxypeptidase/D-alanyl-D-alanine-endopeptidase, whose protein sequence is MYECLDRCTSIAFIFREEAEEKNRVRSEWDTARRKKICQRLALSHVCCFFIVYFLLGSANAEPTAVRAGQNLKQSPATVLSEVSIPRNSGLVVFDVRSGERIFTANERTPLKPASVLKVLTALAALEQLGPYERMKTEVRGEDLAGSTVKTLILKGYGDPSLVQEDLWLIARKIFLRGVRKVGAILVDDSVFTAPAPRRGERAYQAGGSALSLNYNSFFLEVCPVVGQSRAVVTHEPHEFPVKLQGHIAITSKKSSTYRVDEVNPASRELPLVYRLKGSLRRQAGCQTVARSVPDPTLYAGYVFRGFLQKEGVEIVGSVEKGVASDDSAIIHTHYSEPLIDTIRLLNLYSNNMIAEQLVTLLGSSGEEGREQYDREKGLDLLATFLSRRGVPREEYVLKDGSGLSHENRLSADALAVVLREALTREELHIEFASSLPVDSESGTLLKKTYPGILRAKTGTLDGVTSLAGSVQNIRGRDIGFVLIQNEVRSRDAAVKLEKRIVQILRDSNF, encoded by the coding sequence GTGTACGAGTGCCTAGACCGATGTACTTCCATCGCTTTTATATTCAGAGAGGAAGCAGAGGAGAAAAATAGAGTGCGCTCTGAATGGGATACAGCGCGAAGAAAAAAAATTTGTCAGAGGCTCGCTCTGTCGCATGTTTGTTGTTTCTTCATCGTGTATTTCCTGCTGGGTTCAGCGAATGCTGAACCAACAGCCGTTCGGGCAGGTCAAAATCTGAAACAATCTCCTGCTACAGTTCTCAGCGAAGTCTCAATCCCCAGAAATTCAGGACTTGTTGTTTTTGACGTCAGGAGCGGAGAGCGAATTTTTACAGCCAATGAAAGAACTCCGCTAAAGCCGGCGAGTGTATTGAAGGTTTTAACGGCTCTCGCTGCCCTCGAACAACTTGGCCCCTACGAGCGCATGAAAACGGAGGTGCGAGGAGAAGATCTCGCTGGAAGCACCGTGAAGACGCTTATTCTCAAAGGATATGGAGACCCTTCGTTAGTTCAAGAAGATCTTTGGTTAATCGCTCGTAAGATTTTTCTTCGGGGAGTACGTAAGGTTGGGGCGATTCTCGTTGATGATTCGGTTTTTACCGCTCCAGCTCCGAGAAGAGGTGAGCGGGCATATCAGGCTGGTGGCTCTGCTTTGAGTCTGAATTATAATTCATTTTTCCTTGAAGTATGTCCTGTAGTGGGTCAGAGCAGGGCAGTCGTTACTCATGAACCACATGAGTTTCCAGTAAAGCTTCAAGGGCATATCGCAATTACGAGTAAGAAATCCTCTACCTATCGTGTGGATGAAGTGAATCCAGCTTCAAGAGAATTGCCACTTGTCTATCGCTTGAAGGGAAGCCTCAGACGCCAAGCTGGCTGCCAGACCGTTGCGAGGAGTGTGCCAGATCCAACTCTTTATGCTGGATATGTATTTCGCGGATTCCTTCAGAAAGAGGGAGTCGAGATTGTCGGTTCGGTAGAGAAAGGAGTTGCCTCAGATGACTCGGCTATTATCCATACGCACTATTCGGAGCCCCTCATTGATACGATTCGCCTCCTCAATCTGTACAGTAATAATATGATCGCAGAGCAACTCGTAACCCTGCTTGGCTCTTCAGGCGAGGAAGGGAGAGAGCAGTACGATAGAGAAAAAGGACTAGATCTCTTAGCCACCTTTCTCTCTCGTCGAGGGGTCCCTCGAGAAGAGTATGTTCTTAAAGACGGTTCTGGATTGAGTCATGAGAATCGACTGAGCGCAGATGCTCTCGCTGTTGTTTTACGAGAGGCTTTGACTCGCGAGGAGTTGCACATTGAATTTGCATCGTCTCTTCCAGTTGATAGTGAAAGTGGAACTCTTCTCAAAAAGACCTATCCGGGAATTCTCCGAGCGAAAACAGGGACACTCGATGGAGTAACGAGCCTGGCAGGCTCAGTGCAGAATATTCGAGGAAGAGACATTGGATTTGTTTTGATTCAGAATGAGGTGCGTTCTCGTGATGCAGCAGTCAAGCTCGAAAAACGCATCGTCCAGATTTTGAGAGATTCGAATTTTTAG
- a CDS encoding valine--tRNA ligase has protein sequence MICSVLTNFAASWKLSKIPIERKRLESKRQGIMTERQENIPLEEKHYDPSKVEKAIYALWLKSGCFTADPSSDKPPFTIVIPPPNVTGRLHMGHALNNTMQDLLCRYKRMKGYDVLWIPGTDHAGISTQSVVKKHLDAEGINYRELGREGMIERIWKWKEKYGDQILLQLRRLGCSCDWSRTRFTMDDGLSDAVNLAFKRLYDDGLIYRGKYIVNWCPIDRTALSDDEVETKDGGEPGFLWHLKYPFADGSGHIEIATTRPETMLGDTAIAVNPKDTRFQSLIGKEVIVPLVERTITIIADDFVDPEFGTGCVKVTPAHDPNDFQIGLRHNLAQINIMNEDATLNEEAPEPFRGMDRFKARKAIVQAMDELGLLVTIEERNVPVGRSYRSKAIIEYRLSDQWFVKMKPLAEKALEASKAGELKWFPERWDNFYRSWLENTRDWCISRQIWWGHRIPAWYHKETGEVLVDTQTPAQVQQSPAEWTQDEDVLDTWFSAALWPYSTLGWPEATEELKKYYPTSVLVTAKDIIFFWVARMVMTGLYHLKELPFHQVLINSIICDEYGETMSKSKGNGIDPLHVIDGATREELEGPIHEARPANMEGLIKRVSERFPDGFAGVGADALRYTMLTSATDAQQAQVSLKKFDEVGRPLTNKIWNAAKLALTIIEELRAPTTSSETGPLAAEDRWILTRLNESIQKVSQAYDTYAFHHATGTLYHFFWDDLCDWYLEIIKPRLRKGDAADTRRIAMTLSECFLSFLRMLHPIMPFITEELWGHFQKAAVEKSLFSENDQSLASSTLCATSAFPEASSIQDADIVADVTTVQEVIRTIRNMRAKANVPPKSPLEVQVVTADKKCQEVVETYSEMITHLANLGSLTRSQTRPEKLAVSVIGEMEIFANLLDFIDVQSEIDRTKKAIEKVDKQITALTAKLANEGFVSRAPTEVVATEKEKLREAEEQRKKLEAAIDEYQNLL, from the coding sequence GTGATATGCTCCGTCCTTACAAACTTTGCTGCATCTTGGAAACTCAGCAAAATACCGATCGAAAGAAAAAGGCTCGAAAGTAAAAGGCAAGGGATCATGACGGAACGGCAGGAGAATATTCCACTTGAAGAAAAGCACTACGATCCGTCCAAGGTAGAGAAAGCCATTTATGCTCTGTGGCTTAAGAGTGGATGCTTCACCGCAGATCCAAGCTCTGACAAACCCCCTTTCACGATCGTCATTCCCCCACCAAACGTCACAGGGCGACTTCACATGGGTCACGCATTAAACAACACCATGCAAGACCTCCTCTGCCGCTATAAGCGGATGAAAGGATACGACGTTCTTTGGATTCCAGGAACAGACCATGCAGGTATCAGCACTCAGAGCGTCGTTAAAAAACATCTCGATGCGGAAGGCATTAATTACCGAGAGCTCGGCCGCGAGGGAATGATTGAACGGATCTGGAAGTGGAAAGAGAAATACGGTGATCAAATTCTCCTCCAGCTCCGCCGGCTAGGATGTTCGTGTGATTGGAGCCGAACTCGGTTTACGATGGACGATGGGCTATCTGATGCAGTGAATCTCGCTTTTAAGCGACTCTATGATGATGGCCTTATTTATCGGGGTAAGTATATCGTAAACTGGTGTCCCATTGACCGAACGGCCCTCTCCGACGATGAAGTCGAAACAAAAGATGGTGGGGAACCAGGATTCCTCTGGCACCTAAAATACCCATTTGCAGATGGGAGTGGGCATATTGAAATCGCTACGACCCGACCTGAAACAATGCTTGGTGATACTGCAATCGCAGTGAATCCAAAAGACACCCGCTTTCAGTCCCTTATTGGGAAAGAAGTCATTGTCCCTCTCGTTGAGAGAACTATCACTATTATCGCCGATGACTTCGTTGACCCTGAATTCGGAACAGGGTGTGTGAAGGTCACCCCTGCCCATGATCCAAATGATTTTCAGATTGGGCTTCGCCACAACCTCGCCCAAATCAATATCATGAATGAGGATGCAACCCTTAACGAGGAGGCGCCGGAACCTTTTCGTGGGATGGATCGGTTCAAGGCGAGAAAAGCTATTGTTCAGGCTATGGACGAACTCGGGCTCTTGGTGACAATAGAAGAGCGTAACGTTCCCGTCGGGAGAAGCTACCGCTCAAAGGCTATTATCGAATACCGCCTCTCTGACCAGTGGTTTGTAAAAATGAAACCGCTGGCAGAAAAAGCTCTGGAAGCCTCGAAAGCGGGAGAATTGAAATGGTTTCCAGAACGGTGGGACAACTTCTATCGCTCGTGGCTTGAGAATACCCGTGACTGGTGTATCAGTCGCCAGATCTGGTGGGGCCACCGCATTCCCGCCTGGTACCACAAAGAAACGGGAGAGGTACTTGTTGATACACAAACTCCTGCCCAGGTTCAGCAAAGCCCAGCGGAATGGACACAGGATGAAGACGTACTTGATACATGGTTTAGCGCTGCGCTGTGGCCGTACTCAACCCTCGGGTGGCCTGAAGCAACTGAAGAACTAAAAAAGTACTATCCAACGAGTGTGCTCGTTACCGCAAAAGATATCATCTTCTTCTGGGTGGCTCGGATGGTCATGACTGGGCTCTATCACCTCAAAGAACTTCCATTCCATCAAGTGCTCATTAACTCCATCATCTGTGATGAATATGGGGAAACCATGTCAAAGTCAAAGGGAAATGGGATTGATCCGCTCCATGTGATTGATGGGGCCACTCGAGAAGAACTCGAAGGACCGATTCATGAAGCCCGGCCTGCTAACATGGAAGGACTGATCAAGAGAGTTTCTGAGCGATTTCCGGATGGATTTGCTGGGGTGGGAGCCGATGCACTCCGATATACCATGCTCACTTCAGCAACCGATGCACAACAAGCTCAAGTATCGCTTAAGAAGTTTGATGAAGTCGGACGCCCACTTACGAACAAGATCTGGAATGCTGCAAAACTTGCTCTGACAATCATCGAGGAGTTGCGTGCACCAACAACGAGCAGTGAGACTGGGCCTCTTGCAGCAGAAGATCGATGGATTCTTACTCGGCTAAACGAAAGCATCCAAAAAGTCTCTCAAGCGTATGACACGTATGCATTTCACCATGCAACTGGCACCCTCTACCACTTCTTCTGGGATGACCTCTGTGATTGGTACCTAGAGATCATTAAACCTCGACTTCGAAAGGGTGATGCAGCGGATACACGACGGATCGCGATGACCCTCTCTGAGTGCTTCCTCTCATTCTTGAGGATGCTTCACCCGATTATGCCATTTATCACGGAAGAGCTCTGGGGACATTTTCAAAAAGCAGCCGTTGAGAAGTCTCTCTTTTCTGAGAACGACCAATCACTCGCCTCAAGCACTCTCTGTGCGACAAGCGCCTTTCCAGAAGCATCATCGATACAGGATGCTGACATTGTGGCGGATGTTACGACTGTCCAAGAAGTGATACGAACAATTCGAAACATGCGTGCGAAAGCGAATGTGCCGCCGAAAAGTCCTCTTGAGGTGCAAGTTGTAACTGCAGATAAGAAGTGCCAAGAGGTGGTAGAGACGTATAGCGAGATGATCACTCATCTTGCGAACCTCGGCTCGCTCACACGCTCTCAAACACGACCCGAGAAGCTTGCGGTATCAGTCATTGGCGAGATGGAGATCTTCGCGAACCTTCTTGACTTCATCGACGTGCAGTCAGAGATTGACCGGACGAAAAAAGCGATTGAGAAGGTCGATAAGCAAATCACTGCACTCACTGCAAAGCTTGCAAATGAAGGGTTCGTGTCGAGAGCTCCTACAGAGGTCGTTGCCACTGAGAAGGAAAAACTTCGAGAGGCAGAAGAACAGCGGAAAAAGCTCGAAGCAGCAATAGATGAGTATCAAAACCTTCTGTAG
- the lspA gene encoding signal peptidase II, with translation MEQEKQEPPIPTRLRFIARILIPIALFVVISDQYTKNLVVQHFEPLELLPVIDGFFNLTLHYNKGAAFGLFHDLPDGIRQITLWGVSGLAVLAVLYFLLYEFYADRLGVISMSLILGGAIGNGIDRAVLGKVVDFLDFYVGSYHWPAFNIADIAISVGAGLLVIITIFDRFRAKP, from the coding sequence ATGGAACAAGAGAAACAGGAACCCCCAATTCCTACGCGACTGCGGTTTATAGCGCGTATTCTTATCCCGATTGCCTTGTTCGTGGTCATTAGCGATCAGTATACGAAGAATCTGGTTGTCCAACACTTTGAACCGCTCGAGTTGCTGCCCGTTATAGATGGATTTTTCAATCTCACGCTGCATTATAACAAAGGTGCTGCGTTCGGGCTTTTTCATGATTTGCCAGATGGAATACGACAAATCACCCTCTGGGGAGTGTCCGGGCTGGCGGTGCTGGCGGTGCTGTACTTTCTCCTTTACGAATTCTATGCAGATCGGTTGGGTGTTATCAGCATGTCGCTCATTTTAGGTGGAGCGATTGGAAACGGTATCGACCGTGCAGTTTTAGGTAAGGTAGTTGATTTCTTAGATTTCTATGTCGGTTCCTATCATTGGCCTGCTTTTAATATTGCCGACATCGCGATATCCGTTGGAGCTGGACTACTCGTGATCATCACGATTTTTGATCGCTTTCGCGCCAAGCCGTGA
- a CDS encoding LysM peptidoglycan-binding domain-containing protein: MSLCLLLLALSFCGPQSFAQSSAHTPSGSLALPASSQASRSSSFQIPDKMRGRVQFWIDIFSRYGEHQAVIHHRMKPEIVFDVLDFQDKGGRWSEKRLSRYRKSKEEKRFTEIRRAVRSLSEGRAPRSPFEAHIQKQMQILGPGTKKYRDLLNNDWIRSQRGIRERYREAVERSGRYLHIIERTFVLEYGLPIELTRLPFVESSFDYKAYSSVGAAGIWQFMPATARTYDLKVSRVVDERRDVTAATKAAARYLSDAYRKLGTWPLALTSYNHGVHGVLRKVKKLGTKNISSIVERIHDQPFGFASQNFYPEFLAALEIYENPTAYFPGVQIQPANELYRRRLTRAISASELTRRLGISQNELQEVNYALHSHVWKGRYSVPAGYTLNVPVKFKNQLASLRLPKDTVGKGLSYQVRRGDTLSKIARRFDLSVEELMGINGLSSDLVRIGQRLVVGNSSERESGSSIVASGSHTYLVRSGDTLFSIARSHRTTVDSLKRANNLRSSRIYVGQKLALPSGVVVGRGEEVIYRVKRGDSLWAVSRRFGVSQGIIRSRNKLRSSILRIGQRLYIPR, encoded by the coding sequence ATGTCCCTCTGTTTACTTCTCTTGGCGTTGAGTTTCTGCGGACCCCAGAGTTTTGCTCAATCTTCTGCCCATACGCCTTCAGGAAGCCTTGCGCTCCCTGCCTCTAGTCAGGCTTCTAGGAGCTCATCGTTTCAGATACCGGACAAGATGCGGGGTCGGGTGCAGTTTTGGATTGATATTTTCAGCCGCTATGGCGAGCACCAGGCGGTGATACATCATCGAATGAAGCCCGAGATCGTTTTTGATGTCCTTGACTTTCAAGATAAGGGAGGGCGGTGGTCCGAAAAGAGATTATCAAGATATCGGAAGTCAAAAGAGGAAAAGCGATTTACAGAGATCCGACGGGCGGTAAGGTCGCTGTCAGAGGGAAGGGCTCCAAGAAGCCCTTTTGAAGCGCATATACAAAAACAGATGCAGATTTTAGGACCTGGGACGAAGAAGTATAGGGACTTGCTGAATAATGACTGGATCCGTTCTCAGAGGGGCATTCGAGAGAGGTACCGCGAGGCAGTTGAGCGCTCAGGTCGTTACCTGCATATTATCGAGAGGACTTTTGTTCTTGAATATGGACTTCCGATTGAGTTAACTCGCCTTCCTTTTGTTGAGTCTTCCTTTGACTATAAGGCTTATAGCTCTGTAGGAGCTGCTGGAATTTGGCAATTTATGCCTGCAACCGCAAGGACGTATGACCTAAAGGTTTCGCGTGTAGTTGATGAGAGAAGAGATGTAACTGCTGCTACAAAGGCGGCTGCGCGTTATTTAAGTGATGCGTACCGGAAACTTGGGACATGGCCGCTGGCCCTGACGTCCTATAATCATGGTGTCCATGGGGTATTAAGAAAGGTTAAGAAACTCGGAACGAAAAATATCTCGTCTATTGTAGAGCGGATTCATGATCAGCCATTCGGATTTGCTTCCCAAAATTTCTATCCTGAGTTTCTAGCAGCCCTAGAGATTTATGAAAATCCTACCGCCTATTTTCCAGGAGTTCAGATACAGCCAGCGAATGAGCTCTACCGCCGAAGATTAACCCGAGCTATTTCGGCCTCAGAGCTAACGAGACGACTGGGAATTTCTCAAAATGAGCTGCAAGAGGTTAATTATGCTCTTCACAGTCATGTGTGGAAGGGGAGGTACTCAGTGCCTGCTGGCTACACTCTCAATGTGCCAGTCAAGTTTAAGAATCAACTCGCATCTCTCCGTCTTCCAAAAGATACGGTTGGAAAAGGTCTGAGCTATCAAGTACGTCGAGGAGACACTCTCAGTAAGATCGCGCGCCGTTTCGATTTGAGTGTTGAGGAGTTAATGGGTATTAACGGACTCTCATCAGATCTTGTTCGGATAGGGCAGAGATTGGTAGTTGGAAATTCAAGCGAGAGAGAGAGTGGGTCGAGCATAGTAGCGTCTGGTTCACATACTTACCTTGTTCGTAGTGGAGATACCTTATTTTCAATTGCAAGGAGTCACCGAACGACGGTAGATAGCCTGAAGCGTGCGAATAATCTTCGTTCTTCTCGAATATACGTCGGACAGAAGTTGGCATTACCTTCAGGTGTAGTGGTCGGTCGGGGGGAAGAAGTAATTTATCGAGTCAAGCGAGGCGACTCGCTTTGGGCGGTAAGTAGAAGATTTGGAGTTTCACAAGGAATTATTCGCTCACGCAATAAACTCCGGTCTTCAATACTACGGATCGGACAGCGCCTGTATATTCCAAGGTAA